One genomic region from Chthonomonas calidirosea T49 encodes:
- a CDS encoding ATP-dependent Clp protease ATP-binding subunit, protein MATRLCDVCGIRPATVRVRVRRDGRETYMNLCEADYMRFRQREQRSYSPFESLFGRGLFEEFEDILSSLRSPEEGWSLGGRMPTPSSGERNAVDISRYFSEQTKELLQEAAEKAAEWGQSEVDTEHLLYVLADNEVAQAIFKQFRISPADVKGYLEHNAPRNEKPYEGKELGVSPRVKSALEQAFIASQELGHSYVGPEHLLIGLLMEQDGIASDLLRKYGLTPQALRQQTVKIVGQGAEEGKVEAPSNTPHLDKYSRDLTQLARQGKLDPVIGRSKEIETTIEILARRKKNNPVLIGEPGVGKTAIVEGLAQRIVNHEVPEVLRDKRLVELNVNSLIAGSKYRGEFEERIKQVLDEITAHSNEIILFIDELHTIVGAGSTSGEGGVDIANVFKPALARGELHLIGATTLNEYQKYIEKDAALERRFQPVFIAEPTVEQTINILRGLRDRFEAHHKVRITDEAIVAAAELSDRYIRGRYLPDKAIDLIDQAAARVRIASTSRPAEVLELESELQQLRREQDYASSRKQFEKAQELGEKIKQKEQELAERTERWKKAVASGSVEVRAEHIAEIISNLTGIPVAELTEEERNKLLKLEEKLHERVVGQEEAIRAVSDAVRLSRAGLKEGGRPIATFLFLGPTGVGKTELAKALAWAVFGDEDAVIRIDMSEYMERHTVARLIGAPPGYVGYEEGGQLTERVRRRPYSVILLDEIEKAHPDVYNVLLQVFDEGRLTDGKGRVVDFTNTIIIATSNLGSDIIQQNLHLPEHQRKDYNQLKNALMEILRRHFRPEFLNRIDEVIVFHALTQEQIKDIVRLQLERVRRTARGQGINLQFDDTLLEHLAEVGYQPEFGARELKRRIRSEVETRVAAALLKGELLEGDSALVRYDKEHDQVVIEKMEEAVTPTTEAEATVEANPSEARG, encoded by the coding sequence ATGGCGACAAGACTGTGCGATGTATGCGGGATTCGACCGGCCACGGTGCGGGTACGCGTTCGACGTGACGGTCGTGAAACCTATATGAACCTCTGTGAAGCCGACTATATGCGGTTTCGGCAGCGCGAACAACGCTCCTATTCCCCTTTCGAGTCGCTTTTCGGTCGTGGACTGTTTGAGGAGTTCGAAGACATTCTAAGCTCCTTGCGCTCTCCAGAAGAGGGCTGGTCTCTCGGAGGGCGAATGCCTACACCGTCTTCCGGTGAGCGCAACGCGGTGGACATCTCCCGCTATTTCAGCGAGCAGACCAAAGAGTTGTTGCAGGAGGCCGCCGAAAAGGCTGCCGAGTGGGGCCAGTCCGAGGTGGATACAGAGCATCTGCTCTACGTGCTTGCGGATAATGAGGTGGCTCAGGCCATCTTTAAACAGTTCCGCATCTCCCCAGCTGATGTAAAGGGATACTTGGAGCATAACGCCCCCCGCAACGAAAAGCCGTATGAGGGCAAGGAACTTGGCGTTTCTCCTCGCGTTAAAAGTGCCTTAGAGCAGGCCTTCATCGCCTCCCAAGAGCTTGGCCACAGCTATGTGGGGCCGGAGCATCTGCTCATAGGGCTTCTGATGGAGCAGGATGGCATCGCAAGTGACCTACTGCGCAAATACGGTCTAACCCCACAAGCGCTCCGTCAGCAGACGGTGAAGATTGTAGGGCAGGGCGCAGAGGAGGGCAAGGTAGAGGCCCCCAGCAACACGCCTCATCTCGATAAGTATTCGCGTGATCTTACCCAATTGGCTCGCCAAGGCAAGCTCGACCCCGTGATCGGCCGCTCTAAAGAGATCGAAACCACCATCGAGATCCTAGCTCGGCGCAAGAAGAACAATCCGGTGCTCATCGGTGAGCCTGGTGTGGGGAAAACCGCTATCGTAGAGGGACTTGCGCAGCGCATCGTCAACCATGAGGTGCCGGAGGTTTTGCGCGATAAACGCTTGGTGGAGCTGAACGTAAACTCCCTTATTGCCGGTTCGAAATACCGCGGCGAGTTTGAGGAGCGCATCAAGCAGGTGCTCGATGAGATCACCGCGCACTCTAACGAGATCATCCTTTTCATTGATGAGCTCCATACCATCGTTGGTGCCGGTTCCACTTCTGGTGAGGGTGGGGTGGATATCGCCAACGTGTTTAAACCGGCGCTCGCGCGAGGCGAACTGCATCTGATCGGCGCTACCACTCTCAACGAGTATCAGAAGTATATCGAAAAAGACGCAGCACTTGAACGACGTTTCCAGCCGGTATTCATCGCTGAACCCACAGTAGAGCAGACCATCAACATCTTGCGTGGGCTACGCGATCGCTTCGAAGCGCACCACAAGGTGCGTATTACGGATGAGGCCATTGTGGCTGCGGCAGAGCTTTCCGACCGCTATATTCGCGGGCGTTATCTGCCCGATAAAGCCATAGACCTTATTGACCAGGCTGCAGCACGCGTGCGCATCGCCTCCACGTCGCGACCGGCCGAAGTATTGGAGCTGGAGTCTGAGCTGCAGCAGCTGAGGCGGGAGCAGGATTACGCCTCCTCTCGCAAACAGTTCGAGAAAGCGCAGGAGCTTGGCGAGAAGATCAAACAGAAAGAGCAGGAGCTGGCGGAGCGCACGGAGCGTTGGAAGAAGGCTGTGGCCTCAGGCTCGGTAGAGGTACGCGCAGAGCATATCGCCGAGATCATCTCGAACCTTACCGGTATTCCGGTGGCAGAACTCACGGAAGAGGAGCGCAACAAGCTGCTTAAGCTCGAAGAGAAGCTGCACGAGAGAGTCGTTGGACAGGAGGAGGCCATTCGTGCGGTAAGCGACGCCGTGCGTCTATCTCGAGCTGGTCTGAAAGAGGGAGGCCGTCCCATTGCTACCTTCCTCTTCTTAGGGCCCACTGGTGTCGGAAAGACGGAGCTGGCCAAAGCATTAGCATGGGCTGTTTTCGGTGATGAGGATGCCGTTATCCGCATAGATATGAGTGAGTATATGGAGCGCCATACGGTTGCGCGCCTTATCGGAGCCCCTCCAGGCTACGTAGGTTACGAGGAGGGTGGCCAGCTGACAGAGCGGGTACGGCGCCGTCCCTACAGTGTCATCTTGCTCGATGAGATCGAAAAGGCGCATCCCGATGTCTACAATGTGCTGCTGCAGGTGTTCGATGAAGGACGCCTTACCGACGGCAAGGGGCGCGTGGTAGACTTTACTAACACGATTATCATCGCCACGAGCAACCTCGGATCGGATATTATCCAGCAGAATCTCCATCTGCCCGAACACCAGCGTAAGGACTATAATCAGCTTAAAAATGCGTTAATGGAGATACTTCGGCGCCACTTCCGACCGGAGTTCCTTAATCGCATTGATGAGGTGATCGTCTTTCATGCGCTTACACAGGAGCAGATCAAGGACATCGTGCGATTGCAGCTTGAGCGTGTACGCCGTACGGCCCGTGGGCAGGGAATCAACCTTCAGTTCGACGATACGCTGCTCGAACATCTCGCGGAGGTCGGCTATCAACCGGAGTTCGGCGCACGCGAGCTGAAGCGCCGTATCCGCTCTGAAGTCGAAACGCGTGTTGCGGCAGCGCTCCTAAAGGGAGAGTTGCTAGAAGGTGATTCGGCACTGGTGCGCTACGACAAAGAGCACGATCAGGTCGTTATCGAGAAGATGGAGGAGGCAGTTACTCCAACGACAGAGGCCGAGGCGACCGTTGAAGCCAATCCCTCGGAGGCAAGAGGATGA
- the fliJ gene encoding flagellar export protein FliJ, with protein MRRFTFRLQTVLNYRHTIEQLREQEFTAAQGRLVLVQAHLAQLRAEFQQTLALRPGALPGERFDAASIADRERYLQTLQTAIEEQQRRLDAAQIVVEEKRTALVEARRAREVVEQLYNKELANYKLQLLQLEQKMMDDLATTRHHLPHPLSPPIHQEEAA; from the coding sequence ATGCGACGCTTTACGTTCCGCTTACAGACCGTTTTAAACTACCGTCATACGATAGAGCAGCTGCGCGAGCAGGAGTTTACCGCCGCTCAAGGGCGGCTTGTGCTCGTTCAAGCCCACTTAGCGCAACTGCGTGCCGAATTCCAGCAAACGCTAGCGCTGCGTCCTGGAGCCCTTCCTGGCGAGCGTTTTGATGCGGCCTCCATTGCCGACAGAGAGCGATACCTCCAAACGCTTCAGACGGCCATCGAAGAGCAGCAGCGCAGGCTGGATGCCGCCCAGATCGTGGTGGAGGAGAAGCGGACGGCCCTTGTAGAAGCGCGTCGTGCCCGTGAGGTGGTCGAACAGCTTTACAACAAGGAGCTGGCCAACTACAAGTTGCAGCTCCTTCAACTGGAACAGAAGATGATGGATGATCTCGCTACTACGCGACACCATCTTCCCCATCCCCTCTCACCGCCAATACACCAGGAGGAGGCTGCCTAA
- a CDS encoding rhomboid family intramembrane serine protease, translating into MLPLHDNAPIRRFPAAVWALIFINFAIFLHELQLSPDQLQLFVLRYGLIPADVMQPGGLLRYWPTFITCMFLHGGWLHILGNMWFLWIFGDNVEDRLGTIPFLVFYFCGGIAAGILQVVASASSQIPTIGASGAIAAVMAAYLVFYPKARVLTLIPIFIFPWFIELPAVIWIGFWFLEQYLNGVAALTTTLYNMGGVAYWGHVGGFVFGLIAALPWLSSSPQPPPRYRYRGGYPY; encoded by the coding sequence ATGCTACCACTGCATGATAACGCACCCATCCGTCGTTTTCCTGCGGCGGTATGGGCGCTCATTTTCATCAATTTCGCCATCTTTCTGCACGAGCTGCAGCTTTCGCCTGACCAGCTCCAGCTGTTTGTCCTTCGGTACGGATTGATACCTGCCGATGTGATGCAGCCCGGTGGGCTGCTACGCTACTGGCCCACCTTTATTACCTGCATGTTTCTGCATGGGGGATGGCTGCATATTTTGGGCAACATGTGGTTCCTATGGATATTTGGCGATAATGTAGAAGATCGCCTCGGCACCATTCCCTTTCTTGTGTTCTATTTTTGTGGAGGCATCGCCGCAGGCATTCTACAGGTCGTTGCCTCTGCCTCTTCTCAGATACCGACGATAGGGGCGAGTGGGGCTATTGCCGCGGTCATGGCCGCTTACCTTGTGTTCTACCCCAAGGCGCGCGTTTTAACGCTCATTCCGATCTTCATCTTTCCGTGGTTCATCGAGCTGCCGGCCGTCATCTGGATCGGTTTTTGGTTTTTAGAGCAGTATCTTAACGGTGTAGCCGCGCTCACCACCACGCTCTACAATATGGGAGGGGTGGCCTACTGGGGACATGTCGGTGGGTTTGTGTTTGGGTTGATCGCCGCGCTTCCGTGGCTATCAAGCAGCCCACAACCACCACCTCGCTATCGGTATCGGGGCGGTTATCCCTATTAG
- a CDS encoding RNA polymerase sigma factor — protein sequence MSQQIDLIQANESRDESRRGLEKRLEALLPRLRQCIRRHLRYHEALGDLRPRELEPEDLVIETVARALKSSHLPETRLYPWLCAIAYRVVEEEVRRRRVEHRYVVRSLEEPLRVRDIDEAFDETRRRLLDLLPAPGPLPEEIVERHEFQRYLEHQLSRLPTGPALALLYHDVEGMSYKEVAALLETTPNRVRRWVAFARAQLASALVRDGWVEVKLPGQLFRMHETPSARTKEKWMAQARTLAEAKSA from the coding sequence ATGAGCCAGCAGATCGATCTGATTCAGGCAAATGAGAGCCGCGACGAATCTCGTCGCGGCCTCGAAAAACGGCTAGAAGCCCTTCTGCCGCGTTTGCGCCAATGTATTCGACGACACTTGCGCTACCATGAGGCGCTCGGCGATCTGAGGCCACGTGAGCTGGAACCGGAAGACCTGGTTATTGAGACGGTCGCCCGCGCGCTTAAATCCTCCCATCTGCCGGAAACACGGCTCTATCCATGGCTTTGCGCCATCGCCTATCGAGTGGTGGAGGAGGAGGTACGACGTAGGCGAGTGGAGCATCGTTATGTGGTGCGCTCGTTGGAGGAACCGTTGCGGGTGCGGGATATAGATGAAGCTTTTGATGAGACCCGTCGCCGTCTGCTAGATCTACTTCCAGCCCCCGGACCGCTACCAGAAGAGATCGTGGAGCGACACGAGTTTCAGCGTTATCTAGAGCATCAGTTGAGCCGGTTACCCACCGGACCCGCTCTGGCGTTGCTCTATCATGATGTGGAAGGGATGAGCTACAAAGAGGTGGCCGCTCTGCTGGAGACAACTCCTAATAGGGTGCGAAGGTGGGTAGCGTTTGCAAGGGCACAACTCGCTTCCGCGTTAGTGCGGGATGGATGGGTGGAGGTGAAGTTACCAGGGCAGCTTTTCCGTATGCATGAGACTCCGAGCGCGCGGACAAAAGAGAAGTGGATGGCGCAAGCTCGTACTCTGGCGGAGGCGAAAAGTGCCTAA
- a CDS encoding SDH family Clp fold serine proteinase, translating to MDPIFQLFWLFLIISSVAPLFQQQMLTYERMKRLMQFGKQRDSQVITLIHRQETMSFLGFPILRFIDIEDSERVLRAIRLTPPDMAIDLILHTPGGLVLAAGQIAHALAQHPGKVTVFVPHYAMSGGTLIALAADEVIMDENAVLGPVDPQLGEYPAASILAALRTPNPNRDDRTLILADIAEKAIRQVEETVYRLVSPRLGEERGRALARTLSEGRWTHDYPITVAEAQEMGLPVRTGIPEEIYELMALYPQAHQRRPSVEYVPVPFHPGGQDHGPARTNRKS from the coding sequence GTGGACCCTATCTTTCAGCTTTTCTGGCTCTTTCTGATCATCTCATCTGTTGCACCGCTGTTTCAACAACAGATGCTAACCTACGAGCGGATGAAGCGCCTGATGCAGTTTGGCAAACAGCGCGACTCACAAGTCATCACCCTCATTCACCGACAAGAGACCATGAGCTTTTTGGGATTCCCCATTTTACGCTTCATTGATATTGAAGACTCAGAGCGAGTTCTTCGCGCTATCCGCCTTACGCCGCCCGATATGGCCATTGACCTAATCCTGCATACTCCTGGAGGGCTTGTCCTTGCTGCCGGGCAGATCGCTCACGCACTAGCGCAGCATCCGGGAAAGGTCACCGTGTTTGTACCGCACTATGCGATGTCGGGGGGAACGCTTATTGCGCTTGCTGCCGATGAGGTGATTATGGATGAAAACGCCGTGCTCGGTCCCGTAGACCCTCAACTAGGAGAGTATCCGGCTGCCTCCATCTTAGCGGCGTTGCGCACCCCGAACCCTAACCGCGACGATCGCACGCTCATTTTAGCCGACATCGCCGAAAAGGCCATCCGACAAGTGGAAGAGACGGTCTACCGCCTTGTAAGTCCGCGGTTGGGAGAGGAGCGTGGTCGTGCCCTGGCCCGCACGCTGAGTGAGGGGCGCTGGACACACGACTACCCGATTACTGTGGCGGAGGCTCAAGAGATGGGCCTTCCGGTACGCACCGGCATTCCCGAAGAGATTTACGAGCTCATGGCGCTCTACCCGCAAGCGCATCAACGACGACCCTCGGTGGAGTATGTTCCTGTGCCCTTCCATCCGGGCGGTCAAGACCACGGACCGGCGCGTACCAACCGAAAGAGCTAA
- a CDS encoding lytic transglycosylase domain-containing protein, with protein MMSHLEATLARIQQIESRLQMLTNPPITSAAASAPDPNTLSGMMSSTDSPPTSIAPFPLTLQAALTNSSTTAPHFAPYIEGLINKYAALNGLSPNLVRAVIAQESDGNPKEVSNKGAMGLMQLMPEEVQEFGVTDPFDPEQNIAAGTRLLAGLLRKFNGSLPLALAAYNAGAHAVQKYNGIPPYPETQNYVRRILGMLGQQPPSP; from the coding sequence ATGATGAGCCATTTAGAGGCCACTCTGGCCCGTATCCAGCAGATCGAAAGCCGTTTACAGATGCTTACCAATCCTCCCATAACATCGGCAGCAGCTTCGGCACCAGATCCGAACACCCTTTCGGGCATGATGTCTTCAACGGATTCGCCCCCAACATCAATCGCCCCGTTTCCTTTAACTTTACAGGCCGCTCTTACCAATTCATCCACCACAGCGCCCCATTTCGCCCCCTACATCGAGGGGCTCATCAACAAATATGCGGCTCTTAACGGCCTCTCTCCTAACCTCGTTCGTGCGGTTATCGCCCAAGAATCGGACGGTAACCCAAAAGAGGTGTCCAATAAGGGAGCGATGGGCCTGATGCAGCTTATGCCGGAAGAGGTGCAGGAGTTCGGCGTTACCGATCCTTTTGACCCCGAGCAGAACATTGCTGCCGGAACGCGGCTTTTGGCGGGTCTGCTTCGCAAATTTAACGGTAGTCTGCCTTTAGCTCTTGCGGCCTACAATGCGGGTGCCCACGCGGTACAGAAGTACAACGGCATTCCGCCTTATCCAGAGACACAGAACTATGTGCGACGTATTCTCGGCATGTTGGGTCAACAACCCCCTAGCCCTTAG
- a CDS encoding peptide chain release factor 1 (eRF1), whose protein sequence is MAETILATVQTPSGISLVDRDVQSLIQLQTAPYLLLSLYVATQPQEEVKTFRSRGHSLLHEANIVLEEQWPRLPHEVREAAREDIRRCREFLDAFIPRGGCMGLAIFSCAGRNWWRHYPLPRPVSSRFEWNYDPLILPAVRLVDDYPRTGIVLISGTEGRIFGSRLGEIEELHAVRDEWPRRLRGGGWCGLMERRVERFVGEYVRRHLKHVAANMREIFRQWPVSQILVGGDSKLFEDFRHCLPNELRALWVRDLDLPADTSFEQLRDTVLAVEADLRQAYERKLLETLYEEWQADGYAVVGVEGTLRSLYFGEVETLVLDADVQRKGYRCGYCGGLWTALGRCVFCGETMNEDVLDLEDELVEETLVHAGRVEVVSKQEHFARDGGVGAFLRFRLEPSASELSQNA, encoded by the coding sequence ATGGCGGAAACGATACTTGCTACTGTTCAAACGCCTTCCGGCATCTCGTTAGTAGACCGCGATGTGCAAAGCCTTATACAGCTACAGACTGCGCCCTATCTGCTATTAAGCCTCTACGTGGCTACCCAGCCCCAAGAAGAGGTAAAAACCTTTCGTAGTCGGGGGCATTCGCTGCTTCATGAAGCGAACATCGTCCTAGAAGAGCAGTGGCCCCGATTGCCTCATGAGGTGCGTGAGGCCGCTCGTGAAGACATCAGACGATGTCGCGAGTTTTTGGACGCCTTTATTCCGCGTGGCGGATGCATGGGGCTGGCGATCTTTTCCTGTGCCGGCAGAAATTGGTGGCGTCACTATCCTCTGCCAAGGCCGGTTTCTTCACGTTTTGAATGGAACTACGATCCGTTGATCCTACCCGCAGTGCGTTTAGTGGACGACTACCCACGCACGGGGATCGTGTTGATCAGCGGCACCGAAGGGCGCATATTCGGAAGTCGGCTTGGAGAGATCGAGGAGCTTCATGCGGTGCGTGACGAATGGCCTCGCCGGTTGCGTGGAGGTGGTTGGTGCGGTCTGATGGAGCGACGGGTGGAACGATTTGTAGGAGAGTATGTTCGTCGCCATCTAAAACATGTTGCTGCCAATATGCGTGAGATTTTTCGCCAGTGGCCGGTATCGCAGATTCTCGTTGGGGGCGACTCGAAACTTTTCGAGGATTTTCGCCATTGCCTACCTAATGAGCTGCGAGCTTTGTGGGTGCGCGATCTCGATCTGCCCGCCGATACTTCTTTCGAGCAGCTACGGGACACCGTTTTGGCGGTAGAGGCGGATTTGCGACAGGCCTACGAACGGAAACTGTTAGAGACACTTTACGAAGAGTGGCAGGCCGATGGCTACGCAGTGGTTGGTGTGGAGGGCACACTACGCTCGCTGTATTTTGGCGAGGTAGAGACTTTGGTGCTTGATGCGGATGTACAGCGTAAAGGCTACCGATGTGGCTACTGTGGTGGGCTATGGACGGCTCTAGGGAGATGTGTCTTTTGCGGTGAGACGATGAACGAAGATGTGCTCGATCTCGAAGACGAACTGGTGGAGGAGACTCTTGTCCATGCCGGACGCGTAGAGGTAGTATCTAAGCAAGAGCATTTCGCGCGGGATGGAGGTGTGGGGGCCTTTCTCCGGTTTCGACTAGAACCAAGTGCCTCCGAGCTATCACAAAACGCCTAG